The following are from one region of the Vidua macroura isolate BioBank_ID:100142 chromosome 15, ASM2450914v1, whole genome shotgun sequence genome:
- the GPRIN1 gene encoding G protein-regulated inducer of neurite outgrowth 1, which produces MGSAKEPEGLQVLSRQAGAEDACEPSASSPGCPVAGECLPGSGCAAGARAMRTCCVAEAESQGTKANSVAEKKVPSPAGPAPGTILQDTSTEQSVAVATGSCGGPSGAASACGATGMGVPNTQKEDAAPSSPVSDPCLQATSKDTGSTTNLAKHVAFVEPTASTGTAELPSQEQPQDSKGTSLGAAPQTKSSEAPKHPQACTADPPSTSTAGIGGRSEAGPSSTALGQGKAERSSVQDVGAGSSQQPQTAKQLCESYSFEVTPPQDTGTQDMGTQVDSRVSLVSVALSPMSPPCGAAAFTFPKTETASAALRLEPSKKDAEMQVSMPVETRSVATGPMTPVAKSPQTSYPEVQVKGTVPEVVEEEPPEPIREVSWDEKGMTWEVYGASMEVEVLGMAIQKHLEKQIEEHGRQVVVTPQTTRTGSVKGGPRKGEAKRQPSVFRALLQNVRRPRCCSRAGPAME; this is translated from the coding sequence ATGGGCAGCGCTAAGGAGCCCgaggggctgcaggtgctgagCCGCCAGGCTGGGGCCGAGGACGCCTGTGAGCCCAGTGCCAGCTCCCCTGGCTGCCCAGTGGCAGGCGAGTGCCTGCCTGGCTCCGGCTGTGCTGCGGGAGCCCGTGCCATGAGGACCTGCTGTGTGGCTGAGGCAGAGTCTCAGGGCACCAAGGCCAACTCAGTGGCAGAGAAGAAGGTGCCATCGCCAGCAGGACCAGCTCCTGGCACAATTCTCCAGgacaccagcacagagcagagtgtGGCAGTAGCAACAGGGAGCTGCGGAGGACCAAGtggtgctgcctctgcctgtgGTGCCACAGGGATGGGGGTCCCCAACACCCAGAAGGAGGATGCAGCCCCCTCTTCCCCTGTTTCTGATCCCTGCCTCCAGGCAACCAGCAAGGACACGGGGAGCACGACAAATCTTGCCAAACATGTGGCATTTGTGGAGCCCACTGCAAGCACCGGGACAGCTGAGCTTCcaagccaggagcagccccaggacagCAAAGGGACATCCCtgggtgctgctccccagaCAAAGAGCAGTGAGGCTCCCAAGCACCCCCAGGCATGCACAGCAGACccccccagcaccagcactgcgGGGATTGGGGGTCGAAGTGAGGCAGGGCCAAGCTCCACTGCTCTGGGCCAGGGCAAAGCTGAGAGGAGCTCAGTCCAGGATgtgggtgctgggagcagccagcagccccAAACAGCCAAGCAGCTCTGTGAATCCTACTCCTTTGAAGTGACCCCACCCCAGGACACTGGGACACAAGACATGGGGACGCAAGTGGACAGCCGTGTGTCCTTGGTGTCGGTGGCCTTAAGCCCCATGAGCCCCCCATGTGGGGCTGCTGCCTTCACCTTCCCCAAGACAGAGAcagcctctgcagccctgcGCCTCGAGCCCTCCAAGAAGGACGCGGAGATGCAGGTGTCCATGCCTGTGGAGACCCGCTCAGTGGCTACTGGGCCGATGACACCAGTGGCCAAGTCCCCGCAGACCTCGTATCCTGAGGTGCAGGTGAAGGGGACGGTGCCGGAGGTGGTGGAGGAGGAGCCTCCGGAGCCCATCCGGGAGGTGAGCTGGGATGAGAAGGGGATGACGTGGGAGGTGTATGGGGCCTCCATGGAGGTTGAAGTCCTGGGCATGGCCATCCAAAAGCACCTGGAGAAGCAGATTGAGGAACACGGGCGGCAGGTGGTGGTGACCCCGCAAACCACCCGCACCGGCTCTGTCAAGGGAGGGCCCCGCAAAGGCGAGGCCAAGAGGCAGCCCAGCGTCTTtcgggctctgctgcagaaCGTCCGGCGGCCCCGGTGCTGCTCCCGCGCCGGCCCTGCCATGGAGTGA
- the CDHR2 gene encoding cadherin-related family member 2 isoform X2: MQVQRQHPQGHSHRHPGRMAWRSLVLLPFLLAAVSGNTVPIINVTIFYVPEDLELGQFAFQLEAYDLDNDPLTYQIGGTDAFYFSLDSKSGRVTLRNSLDRELQARLTIIARVSDGVNNEVSKKITIIVEDRNDNAPVFQYLPYNAIIAENTSVHSIIYTVFANDSDTGNASKVSYGIEEVIPDNTNNLQLFYILTNGSVVLNGSLDYAKNAFYQIKILAQDGGGLLHNNWTIQKSFTYLSLTIKDMPNLDPRFLNEPYSGSVPENCDLGTIVLTVTAMDQDTGVNDKISYIITNASVPFVINNTTGTITVSEPLDREQLPSEEVLLEVTAREEHLDIHGKVAQTSTLVTVLVTDVNDNKPQFYNCSLSSCNFSASAQNHFTGNIIEHSSTRLPVSNLNIVAYDPDKGINSNFELSLQGPNANAFTVFPTTIVGAGEVQILVQNSSLVDYEISHVMVVQVIANDTGNPTDCCSTATVTIDLIDSNDHIPEFPQSTYTLSVMENSPDGTVISPNITAYDPDSGVLGQITYQLLPETIRNIFTVNATTGALLVHNGSLLDRETRSIYYANLQAKDGGNLVGTTVLEITVLDANDMVPVVIGSYFISVEEGQNVSTQIQAIDNDEPDSLNSKLGFMILPGLFSDNFTINRDTGEMHSKEPLDREALEDERGQMVVTVMVYDHGKPPLNTTVNVTITVGDLNDNIPVFLNQSYEFSVFEDSPGSFVGEVKATDADRTEINSRISFRLERGSGSSNFLIRSTRLGPGNYSGQLSVDPETSLDYDTLQQKFFTLTVLAENTAADNAGDKANVTVIVHILDVNDESPTILPGSLQDASVAENGTQQGLIHTLNAFDPDTNHSLVFEEVAVACFKGDSSAEDVCWDWFVLAPNGSVLVNSSDIDYEVCDRVLLTLRVEDLYTEKGNRYSQNETLRIIIIDVNDNVPVFEAISETFVVVPEISPVELQVATVKATDADSGLGGTITFSIVSVVLVEDNGVSRPFENLFGVSTTPDKGAYIGSIRVASNLDESLKGQYKVTVEAEDGEEPVHRAQTVLSIFTVDQSYRVRLQFVTTVEEVQSNSENIKLALTTVTKAAVYVVAIRSIEDTRDTHVDAKSVMEAYFVYSNGTALDVNDLSILIQSDPVGLAELVKLGLAVIGPGEVTKPTKEVELIGIIAGLAAFLLIFILIMTLVLVLTTRSYKRKLSAMKALKAATTFNPATAQQGAGIPGTNQYNAEGANPMLNHPLDPSHDLGFHEDSISVTSTNSLDENTVNAPADDNFEVEQLKMQPTDPTDKEVLVAALNLKEPTKTAYLNTTFTTTDL; this comes from the exons ATGCAAGTGCAGAggcagcatccccagggacaCAGCCACAG GCATCCTGGCAGGATGGCATGGCGCTCTTTGGTGCTGCTCCCCTTCCTCCTGGCAGCAG TTTCAGGAAACACAGTCCCCATCATCAACGTGACCATCTTCTACGTGCCTGAGGACCTGGAGCTGG GCCAGTTTGCTTTCCAGCTGGAGGCTTATGACCTTGACAACGACCCTCTCACCTACCAAATCGGAGGGACAGATGCCTTCTACTTCTCTCTTGACTCCAAATCAGGCAGAGTGACACTGAGGAACTCCCTGGACCGTGAG CTCCAGGCCAGGCTCACCATCATCGCCAGAGTGTCGGATGGTGTAAATAATGAG GTCTCCAAAAAAATCACCATCATCGTGGAGGACCGCAATGACAACGCCCCAGTCTTCCAATACCTGCCATATAATGCCATCATCGCTGAG AACACGAGCGTGCACAGCATCATCTACACCGTGTTTGCCAACGACAGCGACACCGGGAACGCCTCCAAAGTCAGCTACGGCATCGAGGAG GTGATCCCAGACAACACGAACAATCTCCAGCTCTTCTACATCCTGACCAATGGGAGTGTGGTGCTCAATGGTTCCCTGGACTATGCCAAGAACGCTTTCTACCAGATCAAGATCCTCGCCCAG gaTGGCGGGGGATTGCTGCACAACAATTGGACCATCCAGAAGAGCTTTACTTACCTGTCCCTGACCATTAAGGACATGCCCAACCTGGACCCACGGTTCCTCAATGAGCCCTACTCGGGCTCTGTGCCTGAGAATTGCGACTTG GGCACCATTGTGCTGACTGTCACTGCCATGGACCAAGACACAGGGGTGAATGATAAAATCTCCTACATCATCACCA ATGCCAGTGTTCCTTTTGTTATCAATAATACAACGGGCACCATCACTGTGAGTGAGCCCCTGGACCGTGAGCAGCTGCCAAGCGAGGAAGTGCTGCTGGAAGTCACA gcacGTGAGGAGCACCTGGATATCCACGGCAAGGTGGCCCAGACCAGCACCCTGGTGACAGTCTTGGTGACTGATGTCAATGACAACAAGCCCCAGTTCTACAACTGCTCCCTGTCCAGCTGCAACTTCTCCGCCAGTGCTCAGAACCACTTCACGGGCAACATCATAGAGCACTCCTCCACCAGACTGCCTGTGTCCAACCTCAACATTGTTGCCTATGACCCAGACAAG GGCATCAACAGCAATTTTGAGCTGAGCCTGCAGGGTCCGAATGCCAACGCCTTCACTGTGTTCCCCACAACGATTGTGGGTGCAGGGGAAGTCCAGATCCTGGTGCAAAACTCATCTTTAGTGGACTACGAGATAAGCCATGTCATGGTGGTGCAG GTCATTGCTAATGACACGGGGAACCCTACAGACTGCTGCTCCACTGCCACCGTGACCATTGACCTCATCGACAGCAACGACCACATCCCTGAGTTCCCCCAGAGCACCTACACCCTGAGTGTGATGGAGAACAGCCCCGATGGCACCGTCATCTCCCCAAACATCACG GCCTATGATCCAGACAGCGGTGTCCTGGGCCAGATCACCTACCAGCTGCTCCCGGAGACCAT CCGTAACATCTTCACGGTGAACGCCACAACCGGGGCACTGCTGGTGCACAACGGGAGCTTGCTGGACCGGGAGACTCGCTCCATCTACTATGCCAACCTCCAGGCCAAGGATGGGGGCAACCTGGTGGGCACTACCGTGCTGGAGATCACCGTGCTGGATGCCAATGACATGGTGCCCGTCGTCATTGGCTCCTACTTCATCTCAGTGGAAGAGGGGCAGAACGTTAGTACACAGATCCAG GCCATCGACAATGACGAGCCTGACAGCCTCAACAGCAAATTGGGCTTCATGATCTTGCCAGGACTGTTCAGCGACAACTTTACCATCAACAGAGACACAGGTGAGATGCACAGCAAGGAGCCACTGGACCGCGAAGCCTTGGAAGATGAGCGTGGACAGATGGTGGTGACAGTGATGGTGTATGACCACGGCAAGCCACCGCTGAACACCACGGTGAACGTCACCATCACTGTGGGG GACCTGAATGACAACATTCCCGTGTTCCTTAACCAGTCCTATGAGTTCTCAGTCTTTGAAGACTCTCCAG GGTCCTTTGTGGGTGAGGTGAAGGCCACAGACGCCGACCGGACAGAGATCAATTCCCGCATTTCATTCCGACTTGAGAGAGGCAGTGGCTCCAGCAACTTCTTAATCCGCTCAACCCGCCTGGGGCCGGGGAACTACAGTGGGCAGCTGTCCGTAGACCCTGAGACATCCCTGGACTATGACACGCTGCAGCAGAAGTTCTTCACCCTGACAGTGCTGGCAGAGAACACGGCTGCAGACAACGCAGGGGACAAGGCCAATGTCACAGTGATAGTCCACATCCTCGATGTCAATGACGAGTCCCCCACCATCCTGCCAGGCTCACTGCAGGACGCGTCGGTGGCTGAGAACGGGACGCAGCAGGGTCTGATCCACACGCTGAATGCCTTCGACCCTGACACCAACCACTCGCTGGTCTTCGAGGAGGTGGCAGTCGCCTGCTTCAAGGgggacagcagtgctgaggaCGTGTGCTGGGACTGGTTCGTGCTGGCACCCAATGGCTCAGTGCTGGTGAACAGCTCGGACATCGACTACGAGGTGTGTGACAGGGTCCTGCTCACGCTGAGGGTGGAGGACCTGTACACTGAGAAAGGCAACCGCTACAGCCAGAACG AAACCCTGAGGATCATCATTATTGATGTGAATGACAACGTGCCAGTCTTCGAGGCCATCTCAGAGACTTTTG TGGTTGTCCCCGAAATCTCTCCTGTGGAACTGCAAGTGGCTACTGTGAAG GCCACAGATGCTGACTCAGGGCTGGGGGGAACCATCACCTTCTCCATTGTCAGTGTGGTGCTTGTGGAGGACAACGGGGTCAGTCGGCCCTTCGAGAACCTCTTTGGGGTGTCCACAACACCTGACAAGGGCGCCTACATTGGGAGTATCCG AGTGGCCAGCAACCTTGATGAATCACTGAAGGGGCAGTACAAGGTGACGGTGGAGGCTGAGGATGGTGAGGAACCGGTGCACAGAGCACAGACCGTGCTGAGT ATCTTCACGGTGGATCAGAGCTACCGCGTTCGGCTCCAGTTCGTGACAACGGTGGAAGAAGTCCAGAGTAACTCCGAAAATATTAAATT GGCCCTGACCACCGTGACCAAGGCAGCAGTCTACGTGGTGGCCATCCGAAGCATAGAGGACACCCGTGACACCCA TGTGGATGCCAAGTCAGTGATGGAGGCCTACTTCGTGTACAGCAATGGCACTGCCCTGGATGTCAATGACCTGAGCAT ACTCATACAGTCCGATCCGGTGGGCTTGGCTGAGCTGGTGAAACTGGGCCTGGCTGTCATT ggccccgGGGAGGTGACAAAGCCCACCAAGGAGGTGGAGCTGATTGGCATTATCGCAGGACTGGCAGCATTCCTGCTCATCTTCATACTCATCATGACCCTGGTTTTGGTACTCACCACCAGGAG CTACAAGAGGAAGCTGAGTGCCATGAAGGCTCTGAAGGCGGCCACAACATTCAACCCTGcaacagcacagcagggagctggcatCCCTGGGACCAACCAGTACAATGCTGAAGG GGCCAACCCCATGCTGAACCACCCACTGGATCCCTCTCACGACCTGGGCTTCCACGAGGACTCCATCTCTGTGACCAG CACTAATTCCCTGGatgaaaatacagtaaatgCACCAGCAGATGACAACTTTGAGGTTGAG cagctcaaaaTGCAGCCAACAGACCCCACGGACAAGGAGGTGCTGGTGGCTGCCCTGAACCTGAAGGAGCCCACCAAAACAGCGTACCTCAACACTACCTTCACCACCACGGACTTGTGA
- the CDHR2 gene encoding cadherin-related family member 2 isoform X1 encodes MIDEHVYCRRQRSGSVKMQVQRQHPQGHSHRHPGRMAWRSLVLLPFLLAAVSGNTVPIINVTIFYVPEDLELGQFAFQLEAYDLDNDPLTYQIGGTDAFYFSLDSKSGRVTLRNSLDRELQARLTIIARVSDGVNNEVSKKITIIVEDRNDNAPVFQYLPYNAIIAENTSVHSIIYTVFANDSDTGNASKVSYGIEEVIPDNTNNLQLFYILTNGSVVLNGSLDYAKNAFYQIKILAQDGGGLLHNNWTIQKSFTYLSLTIKDMPNLDPRFLNEPYSGSVPENCDLGTIVLTVTAMDQDTGVNDKISYIITNASVPFVINNTTGTITVSEPLDREQLPSEEVLLEVTAREEHLDIHGKVAQTSTLVTVLVTDVNDNKPQFYNCSLSSCNFSASAQNHFTGNIIEHSSTRLPVSNLNIVAYDPDKGINSNFELSLQGPNANAFTVFPTTIVGAGEVQILVQNSSLVDYEISHVMVVQVIANDTGNPTDCCSTATVTIDLIDSNDHIPEFPQSTYTLSVMENSPDGTVISPNITAYDPDSGVLGQITYQLLPETIRNIFTVNATTGALLVHNGSLLDRETRSIYYANLQAKDGGNLVGTTVLEITVLDANDMVPVVIGSYFISVEEGQNVSTQIQAIDNDEPDSLNSKLGFMILPGLFSDNFTINRDTGEMHSKEPLDREALEDERGQMVVTVMVYDHGKPPLNTTVNVTITVGDLNDNIPVFLNQSYEFSVFEDSPGSFVGEVKATDADRTEINSRISFRLERGSGSSNFLIRSTRLGPGNYSGQLSVDPETSLDYDTLQQKFFTLTVLAENTAADNAGDKANVTVIVHILDVNDESPTILPGSLQDASVAENGTQQGLIHTLNAFDPDTNHSLVFEEVAVACFKGDSSAEDVCWDWFVLAPNGSVLVNSSDIDYEVCDRVLLTLRVEDLYTEKGNRYSQNETLRIIIIDVNDNVPVFEAISETFVVVPEISPVELQVATVKATDADSGLGGTITFSIVSVVLVEDNGVSRPFENLFGVSTTPDKGAYIGSIRVASNLDESLKGQYKVTVEAEDGEEPVHRAQTVLSIFTVDQSYRVRLQFVTTVEEVQSNSENIKLALTTVTKAAVYVVAIRSIEDTRDTHVDAKSVMEAYFVYSNGTALDVNDLSILIQSDPVGLAELVKLGLAVIGPGEVTKPTKEVELIGIIAGLAAFLLIFILIMTLVLVLTTRSYKRKLSAMKALKAATTFNPATAQQGAGIPGTNQYNAEGANPMLNHPLDPSHDLGFHEDSISVTSTNSLDENTVNAPADDNFEVEQLKMQPTDPTDKEVLVAALNLKEPTKTAYLNTTFTTTDL; translated from the exons ATGATTGATGAACATGTTTACTGCAGGAGGCAAAGGTCTGGCAGTGTCAAGATGCAAGTGCAGAggcagcatccccagggacaCAGCCACAG GCATCCTGGCAGGATGGCATGGCGCTCTTTGGTGCTGCTCCCCTTCCTCCTGGCAGCAG TTTCAGGAAACACAGTCCCCATCATCAACGTGACCATCTTCTACGTGCCTGAGGACCTGGAGCTGG GCCAGTTTGCTTTCCAGCTGGAGGCTTATGACCTTGACAACGACCCTCTCACCTACCAAATCGGAGGGACAGATGCCTTCTACTTCTCTCTTGACTCCAAATCAGGCAGAGTGACACTGAGGAACTCCCTGGACCGTGAG CTCCAGGCCAGGCTCACCATCATCGCCAGAGTGTCGGATGGTGTAAATAATGAG GTCTCCAAAAAAATCACCATCATCGTGGAGGACCGCAATGACAACGCCCCAGTCTTCCAATACCTGCCATATAATGCCATCATCGCTGAG AACACGAGCGTGCACAGCATCATCTACACCGTGTTTGCCAACGACAGCGACACCGGGAACGCCTCCAAAGTCAGCTACGGCATCGAGGAG GTGATCCCAGACAACACGAACAATCTCCAGCTCTTCTACATCCTGACCAATGGGAGTGTGGTGCTCAATGGTTCCCTGGACTATGCCAAGAACGCTTTCTACCAGATCAAGATCCTCGCCCAG gaTGGCGGGGGATTGCTGCACAACAATTGGACCATCCAGAAGAGCTTTACTTACCTGTCCCTGACCATTAAGGACATGCCCAACCTGGACCCACGGTTCCTCAATGAGCCCTACTCGGGCTCTGTGCCTGAGAATTGCGACTTG GGCACCATTGTGCTGACTGTCACTGCCATGGACCAAGACACAGGGGTGAATGATAAAATCTCCTACATCATCACCA ATGCCAGTGTTCCTTTTGTTATCAATAATACAACGGGCACCATCACTGTGAGTGAGCCCCTGGACCGTGAGCAGCTGCCAAGCGAGGAAGTGCTGCTGGAAGTCACA gcacGTGAGGAGCACCTGGATATCCACGGCAAGGTGGCCCAGACCAGCACCCTGGTGACAGTCTTGGTGACTGATGTCAATGACAACAAGCCCCAGTTCTACAACTGCTCCCTGTCCAGCTGCAACTTCTCCGCCAGTGCTCAGAACCACTTCACGGGCAACATCATAGAGCACTCCTCCACCAGACTGCCTGTGTCCAACCTCAACATTGTTGCCTATGACCCAGACAAG GGCATCAACAGCAATTTTGAGCTGAGCCTGCAGGGTCCGAATGCCAACGCCTTCACTGTGTTCCCCACAACGATTGTGGGTGCAGGGGAAGTCCAGATCCTGGTGCAAAACTCATCTTTAGTGGACTACGAGATAAGCCATGTCATGGTGGTGCAG GTCATTGCTAATGACACGGGGAACCCTACAGACTGCTGCTCCACTGCCACCGTGACCATTGACCTCATCGACAGCAACGACCACATCCCTGAGTTCCCCCAGAGCACCTACACCCTGAGTGTGATGGAGAACAGCCCCGATGGCACCGTCATCTCCCCAAACATCACG GCCTATGATCCAGACAGCGGTGTCCTGGGCCAGATCACCTACCAGCTGCTCCCGGAGACCAT CCGTAACATCTTCACGGTGAACGCCACAACCGGGGCACTGCTGGTGCACAACGGGAGCTTGCTGGACCGGGAGACTCGCTCCATCTACTATGCCAACCTCCAGGCCAAGGATGGGGGCAACCTGGTGGGCACTACCGTGCTGGAGATCACCGTGCTGGATGCCAATGACATGGTGCCCGTCGTCATTGGCTCCTACTTCATCTCAGTGGAAGAGGGGCAGAACGTTAGTACACAGATCCAG GCCATCGACAATGACGAGCCTGACAGCCTCAACAGCAAATTGGGCTTCATGATCTTGCCAGGACTGTTCAGCGACAACTTTACCATCAACAGAGACACAGGTGAGATGCACAGCAAGGAGCCACTGGACCGCGAAGCCTTGGAAGATGAGCGTGGACAGATGGTGGTGACAGTGATGGTGTATGACCACGGCAAGCCACCGCTGAACACCACGGTGAACGTCACCATCACTGTGGGG GACCTGAATGACAACATTCCCGTGTTCCTTAACCAGTCCTATGAGTTCTCAGTCTTTGAAGACTCTCCAG GGTCCTTTGTGGGTGAGGTGAAGGCCACAGACGCCGACCGGACAGAGATCAATTCCCGCATTTCATTCCGACTTGAGAGAGGCAGTGGCTCCAGCAACTTCTTAATCCGCTCAACCCGCCTGGGGCCGGGGAACTACAGTGGGCAGCTGTCCGTAGACCCTGAGACATCCCTGGACTATGACACGCTGCAGCAGAAGTTCTTCACCCTGACAGTGCTGGCAGAGAACACGGCTGCAGACAACGCAGGGGACAAGGCCAATGTCACAGTGATAGTCCACATCCTCGATGTCAATGACGAGTCCCCCACCATCCTGCCAGGCTCACTGCAGGACGCGTCGGTGGCTGAGAACGGGACGCAGCAGGGTCTGATCCACACGCTGAATGCCTTCGACCCTGACACCAACCACTCGCTGGTCTTCGAGGAGGTGGCAGTCGCCTGCTTCAAGGgggacagcagtgctgaggaCGTGTGCTGGGACTGGTTCGTGCTGGCACCCAATGGCTCAGTGCTGGTGAACAGCTCGGACATCGACTACGAGGTGTGTGACAGGGTCCTGCTCACGCTGAGGGTGGAGGACCTGTACACTGAGAAAGGCAACCGCTACAGCCAGAACG AAACCCTGAGGATCATCATTATTGATGTGAATGACAACGTGCCAGTCTTCGAGGCCATCTCAGAGACTTTTG TGGTTGTCCCCGAAATCTCTCCTGTGGAACTGCAAGTGGCTACTGTGAAG GCCACAGATGCTGACTCAGGGCTGGGGGGAACCATCACCTTCTCCATTGTCAGTGTGGTGCTTGTGGAGGACAACGGGGTCAGTCGGCCCTTCGAGAACCTCTTTGGGGTGTCCACAACACCTGACAAGGGCGCCTACATTGGGAGTATCCG AGTGGCCAGCAACCTTGATGAATCACTGAAGGGGCAGTACAAGGTGACGGTGGAGGCTGAGGATGGTGAGGAACCGGTGCACAGAGCACAGACCGTGCTGAGT ATCTTCACGGTGGATCAGAGCTACCGCGTTCGGCTCCAGTTCGTGACAACGGTGGAAGAAGTCCAGAGTAACTCCGAAAATATTAAATT GGCCCTGACCACCGTGACCAAGGCAGCAGTCTACGTGGTGGCCATCCGAAGCATAGAGGACACCCGTGACACCCA TGTGGATGCCAAGTCAGTGATGGAGGCCTACTTCGTGTACAGCAATGGCACTGCCCTGGATGTCAATGACCTGAGCAT ACTCATACAGTCCGATCCGGTGGGCTTGGCTGAGCTGGTGAAACTGGGCCTGGCTGTCATT ggccccgGGGAGGTGACAAAGCCCACCAAGGAGGTGGAGCTGATTGGCATTATCGCAGGACTGGCAGCATTCCTGCTCATCTTCATACTCATCATGACCCTGGTTTTGGTACTCACCACCAGGAG CTACAAGAGGAAGCTGAGTGCCATGAAGGCTCTGAAGGCGGCCACAACATTCAACCCTGcaacagcacagcagggagctggcatCCCTGGGACCAACCAGTACAATGCTGAAGG GGCCAACCCCATGCTGAACCACCCACTGGATCCCTCTCACGACCTGGGCTTCCACGAGGACTCCATCTCTGTGACCAG CACTAATTCCCTGGatgaaaatacagtaaatgCACCAGCAGATGACAACTTTGAGGTTGAG cagctcaaaaTGCAGCCAACAGACCCCACGGACAAGGAGGTGCTGGTGGCTGCCCTGAACCTGAAGGAGCCCACCAAAACAGCGTACCTCAACACTACCTTCACCACCACGGACTTGTGA